Proteins encoded together in one Benincasa hispida cultivar B227 chromosome 1, ASM972705v1, whole genome shotgun sequence window:
- the LOC120071412 gene encoding putative methyltransferase C9orf114, which produces MGKKKHKRPESESEALDRDDVEAKHETECSNGCSPEKKKKKKKKKVENDEIKVEKRKPISKPTVSIAVSGSIIDNAQSLELATRLAGQIARAATIFRIDEVVVFDSGRSSMTGSDIAAANNSDEDESGAAFLIRILKYLETPQYLRKALFPKHNNLRFVGMLPPLDAPHHLRKHEWGPYREGVTLKERAPDARGTPVDVGLSKNVVVDERLEPGIRVTVAMGTDRNLLSDLPHQVVSSSRPVEEGFYWGYRVRYASSLSAVFKESSYEGGYDHLIGTSEHGIVVKSSELTLPSFRHLLIAFGGLAGLEESIEEDNNFKSKNAHEIFSSYLNTCPLQGSRTIRTEEAIFISLQYFQEPISKALQIAAD; this is translated from the exons ATGGGGAAGAAGAAGCATAAGCGACCGGAATCGGAATCGGAGGCACTTGACAGAGACGACGTCGAAGCTAAGCATGAAACTGAGTGTAGTAATGGATGCTCtcctgagaagaagaagaagaagaagaagaagaaagtcgAGAATGATGAAATCAAGGTAGAGAAGAGGAAACCGATTTCAAAACCTACAGTGAGCATTGCGGTTTCCGGTTCCATCATTGACAACGCTCAATCCCTGGAGCTGGCCACCAGA TTGGCTGGTCAAATTGCTCGTGCGGCAACCATATTTCGAATTGACGAG GTGGTGGTATTTGACAGTGGAAGAAGTTCAATGACTGGCTCGGATATTGCGGCAGCGAACAATTCAGATGAGGATGAAAGTGGTGCTGCGTTTCTAATAAGGATCTTGAAGTATCTTGAGACTCCACAATACTTGAGAAAAGCTCTTTTCCCAAAGCACAACAATTTAAGATTTGTG GGGATGTTGCCCCCGCTTGATGCCCCTCACCATTTGCGCAAGCATGAATGGGGTCCCTATCGAGAAG GTGTTACCCTGAAAGAAAGAGCTCCAGATGCTAGAGGAACACCAGTTGATGTTGGACTGAGTAAG AACGTTGTTGTTGATGAAAGACTTGAACCTGGAATAAGAGTAACGGTAGCTATGGGAACAgatcgcaatttactttctg ATCTACCCCACCAAGTGGTCTCATCCTCAAGGCCTGTGGAAGAAGGATTTTACTGGGGCTATAGAGTGCGATATGCTTCTTCTTTGAGTGCAGTTTTTAAGGAGAGTTCATACGAG GGTGGTTATGATCACTTGATTGGCACCTCAGAGCACGGAATAGTAGTCAAGTCCTCGGAACTAACACTACCTTCTTTCAG GCATCTGTTAATTGCCTTTGGTGGACTTGCTGGTTTAGAAGAGAGCATTGAGGAAGATAACAACTTCAAG AGTAAAAATGCTCACGAGATCTTTTCATCATACTTGAATACATGTCCACTGCAAGGAAGCCGAACAATTCGAACAGAG GAAGCAATATTCATCTCTCTCCAGTATTTCCAAGAACCGATAAGCAAGGCATTGCAGATTGCAGCAGATTAG